The proteins below are encoded in one region of Paraburkholderia phenazinium:
- a CDS encoding TonB-dependent receptor, protein MKQRAMALAIRRIVWAELALTTAIAAPAFAQSQPAATAAASGTAAAAAPAAASGTAATATSKNVKQLQTFQVTGSLIRQADKVGFQQVQVITTKDIQNSGEKSVSDYVRSISANSANSWGESTSDSFAAGGAGIALRGLSEKYTLVLVDGQRVAPFAFAVNGTDQFFDLNTLPIDAIDRIEVVKTGAVSQYGSDAIGGVVNIITKHDFQGLQLDGSYGGATQGGGGTTKFGILGGFGNLTSDGYNITATASYYKSNGYTLADRDTTENQDFSNQMFGGSVQQPSYFLNPTTGVATPFGCAGGKIAPASSSIIASQTGAINSGNVCLRNTAEDTSIEPMTERFSAKVHGDFKINDTTTAYADLWESNNTTTTNDGPVVLGNSLQFNPVTKTVTPFTAVVPANNPFNTTGVAQELFGTLPGTFGSTTDANYWRAATGVKGSFTTGQEDWDWNAGYTHSMSTVSNTLGNYVNPIALTSALNNGTLNFVNPSATPGAVNSILTTANNLGISKLDALDATLATPNLFHLPTGDVGLGLGAQFLHESELIEEGANYLNGTTLGPNLQTVDGERNVAAVYYQVDVPLINKMLTFSQSGRYDHYSDFGGAFSPRFALRFQPIQQFTTYASYNRGFRAPEFLENTNSSNIGIQPIGPNGQDENVITKGNPNLQPERTKNYNIGFELSPTRTTDIGFDWYKIHVDKAIGTQLDPSGTVLNADGSIAFETNEYENLGSFDTDGFEMTFAQSLPTSIGTFKLSGDWGYVWHFKMSGIGGLASTVDGAGNDLTLAQPFGGSFPRWKGNTDLSWNFHQWNADLAWQYTGPYSNALGLNFSTASYSVFNLNVAYTGFKHWTVYGGMNNIFNRAPPFDPEWLSQIDQTGYDQSLYTYMGRFLQIGATYKF, encoded by the coding sequence GAATCGTCTGGGCTGAGCTCGCACTGACGACCGCAATCGCCGCTCCAGCGTTTGCGCAAAGCCAGCCGGCAGCCACCGCGGCGGCTTCAGGTACGGCGGCGGCTGCCGCTCCCGCAGCGGCATCGGGCACGGCAGCAACGGCGACCAGCAAGAACGTCAAGCAATTACAGACGTTTCAGGTCACGGGCTCGCTGATCCGCCAGGCGGACAAAGTGGGCTTCCAGCAGGTTCAGGTGATCACCACGAAAGACATTCAGAACTCGGGGGAAAAGAGTGTCTCCGACTACGTACGCTCCATTTCCGCGAACTCGGCCAACAGTTGGGGAGAGTCCACGTCTGACAGCTTTGCTGCCGGCGGCGCCGGTATCGCACTGCGCGGCCTGAGCGAAAAATACACGCTGGTGCTCGTCGACGGTCAACGTGTTGCGCCGTTTGCATTCGCTGTCAACGGCACCGATCAGTTCTTCGACCTGAACACGCTTCCCATAGATGCAATCGACCGCATCGAAGTGGTGAAGACGGGCGCCGTGTCGCAGTACGGTTCCGACGCGATCGGCGGCGTGGTCAACATCATCACCAAACATGATTTCCAGGGCCTGCAGCTCGACGGAAGCTATGGTGGCGCGACACAAGGCGGCGGAGGCACGACCAAGTTCGGCATTCTTGGCGGCTTCGGCAATCTGACCTCCGACGGCTATAACATCACGGCGACCGCGAGCTACTACAAGTCGAACGGTTACACGCTGGCCGATCGCGACACGACAGAGAATCAGGACTTCAGCAACCAGATGTTTGGCGGCTCGGTCCAGCAACCGTCGTACTTCCTGAATCCCACTACCGGTGTTGCGACGCCGTTCGGCTGCGCCGGCGGCAAGATTGCGCCCGCTTCCTCCAGCATCATTGCGTCGCAAACCGGCGCGATCAATAGCGGCAATGTGTGCCTGAGGAATACGGCTGAAGACACGTCGATCGAGCCGATGACGGAGCGTTTCAGCGCCAAGGTTCACGGCGACTTCAAGATCAACGATACAACGACCGCGTACGCCGATCTGTGGGAAAGCAACAATACGACGACGACGAACGACGGCCCCGTTGTCCTTGGCAACAGCCTGCAGTTCAACCCGGTCACCAAGACCGTGACTCCGTTCACGGCAGTGGTACCGGCCAACAATCCGTTCAACACGACCGGCGTGGCTCAGGAACTGTTTGGCACCCTGCCGGGTACGTTCGGTTCGACCACGGATGCAAACTACTGGCGTGCGGCAACCGGCGTGAAAGGAAGCTTCACGACCGGCCAGGAAGACTGGGACTGGAATGCCGGGTACACGCATTCGATGAGCACAGTGAGCAACACGCTCGGAAACTATGTCAATCCGATCGCGTTGACCTCGGCGCTGAACAACGGCACGCTTAATTTCGTGAATCCGTCGGCGACGCCGGGCGCCGTGAACAGCATCCTGACGACGGCGAACAACCTGGGCATTTCCAAGCTCGACGCGCTCGACGCAACTCTCGCGACACCGAACCTGTTCCATCTGCCGACCGGTGACGTCGGCCTGGGTCTGGGTGCGCAGTTCCTGCACGAAAGCGAACTGATCGAGGAAGGCGCCAACTACCTGAACGGCACCACGCTGGGACCGAACCTCCAGACGGTGGACGGTGAGCGCAACGTGGCCGCGGTGTACTACCAGGTCGACGTTCCGCTGATCAACAAGATGCTGACGTTCAGCCAGTCGGGCCGCTATGACCACTACAGCGACTTCGGCGGCGCGTTCTCGCCGCGTTTCGCCCTGCGCTTCCAGCCGATCCAGCAGTTCACTACGTACGCCTCGTACAACCGCGGCTTCCGCGCACCGGAGTTCCTCGAAAACACGAATTCGTCGAACATCGGCATCCAGCCGATCGGGCCGAATGGGCAGGACGAAAACGTCATCACCAAGGGCAATCCGAACCTGCAGCCGGAACGTACGAAGAACTACAACATCGGCTTCGAACTGTCGCCCACACGCACGACCGACATCGGCTTCGACTGGTACAAGATTCACGTCGACAAGGCGATCGGCACGCAGCTCGATCCAAGCGGCACGGTCCTGAACGCGGACGGTTCGATTGCGTTCGAGACCAACGAATACGAGAACCTCGGTTCGTTCGATACGGACGGCTTTGAAATGACGTTCGCGCAATCGCTGCCCACCTCGATTGGTACGTTCAAGCTATCGGGCGATTGGGGTTATGTGTGGCACTTCAAGATGAGCGGCATCGGCGGCCTCGCTTCGACGGTCGACGGCGCGGGTAACGACCTGACGCTTGCGCAGCCGTTCGGCGGTTCGTTCCCGCGCTGGAAGGGCAACACGGATCTCTCGTGGAATTTCCACCAGTGGAATGCAGATCTCGCATGGCAGTACACCGGTCCGTACTCCAACGCGCTGGGTCTGAACTTCTCGACCGCGTCGTATAGCGTGTTCAACCTTAACGTGGCGTACACGGGCTTCAAGCACTGGACGGTCTACGGCGGCATGAACAACATCTTCAACCGTGCACCTCCGTTCGATCCGGAGTGGCTGAGCCAGATCGACCAGACCGGCTACGACCAGTCGCTCTATACGTATATGGGCCGTTTCCTGCAGATCGGTGCGACCTACAAGTTTTAA
- a CDS encoding MarR family winged helix-turn-helix transcriptional regulator, translating into MNVENESRSGAVSAQEDTAKPNVAMMTRNIGHLLRLARLRLANLMDKQLLKQLGITNVQATLLFLISTGESASLKTLAQSSGTEMARTSRLLTLLEERGLVVRIRSGSDRRVTELQLTDAGSSLASRLPMILRDVADLALSTFDETNRELLVDMLSDLIGNCEMIEHQSAGRPSENDRMNPQEYWKDSLDLVELPCSREYCR; encoded by the coding sequence GTGAACGTCGAAAACGAAAGCAGGTCTGGCGCGGTATCCGCTCAGGAGGACACGGCGAAGCCTAACGTCGCCATGATGACCAGAAATATTGGCCACCTGCTACGACTCGCGCGACTCAGGTTAGCGAATCTGATGGACAAGCAGCTGCTTAAACAATTGGGCATTACGAATGTTCAGGCGACTCTTTTGTTTCTCATTTCGACGGGCGAATCGGCGTCGTTGAAAACGCTTGCGCAGAGCAGCGGCACCGAGATGGCGAGAACATCACGGCTTCTCACCTTGCTGGAGGAGCGGGGCCTGGTGGTGCGCATTCGCTCCGGCTCGGATCGCCGGGTTACCGAGTTGCAGTTGACGGATGCCGGGTCTTCTCTGGCCAGTCGACTGCCGATGATCCTCCGGGATGTCGCCGACCTGGCGTTATCGACATTCGATGAGACCAACAGAGAGCTACTGGTGGATATGCTCTCCGATCTGATTGGGAACTGCGAGATGATCGAGCATCAATCAGCGGGGCGGCCGAGCGAGAATGACCGGATGAATCCGCAAGAATACTGGAAGGACTCGCTAGACCTCGTCGAGCTCCCATGTTCGCGAGAGTATTGCCGGTAG